One part of the Francisella adeliensis genome encodes these proteins:
- the htpX gene encoding zinc metalloprotease HtpX, giving the protein MQENLQFGSANWREVVAKNTRKTYFVIATFLVVFFLLGIFVDTFWRYSELANAYYHTYGTQLPISKVFIALATFQIPPVATMIIFAIAVIWVLITFSSYDKIMLSGTEYQEISPDNQDPLARKIYNVVEEMKVAAGMRYMPKVFLIEANYMNAFASGYSEKSAMVAITNKLANALTRDELQAVMAHELTHIRNQDIKLNLFTMVLSNMMLIIMDFLFYSALFSGNNNSRDSKNNNAAAFFIIIMILRYVLQIFTIFMMLFLSRTREYMADAGAVELMRTNVPMANALLKISNDSKSAEAQHSYKHNKNENLRRASYIFDPLSAGISGGDMSDLFSTHPSIEKRLASMGVKKD; this is encoded by the coding sequence ATGCAAGAAAATTTGCAATTTGGTTCGGCTAATTGGCGTGAGGTTGTTGCTAAAAACACCCGAAAAACTTATTTCGTAATTGCGACATTTTTGGTGGTTTTTTTCTTGTTAGGCATCTTTGTTGATACTTTTTGGCGTTATAGTGAACTAGCTAATGCTTATTATCATACTTATGGGACACAGCTACCAATATCAAAGGTGTTTATTGCTCTAGCGACTTTTCAGATCCCTCCAGTTGCCACTATGATAATTTTCGCCATAGCTGTTATATGGGTTCTTATTACATTTTCATCTTACGATAAGATAATGCTTTCAGGTACCGAGTACCAAGAAATTTCACCAGATAACCAAGATCCTCTTGCGCGTAAAATATATAATGTTGTTGAAGAAATGAAGGTAGCTGCTGGTATGAGATATATGCCTAAAGTTTTTCTCATCGAAGCAAATTATATGAATGCTTTCGCATCAGGCTACTCTGAAAAATCTGCAATGGTAGCTATCACAAATAAGCTAGCTAATGCTTTGACTCGTGATGAGCTACAAGCTGTAATGGCTCATGAGCTAACACATATTCGCAATCAAGATATTAAGCTAAATCTATTTACAATGGTTTTATCTAATATGATGCTGATAATCATGGATTTCTTGTTTTATTCAGCACTATTCTCCGGAAATAACAACAGTAGAGATAGTAAAAATAATAATGCTGCTGCATTTTTTATCATAATAATGATATTACGTTATGTGTTGCAGATATTTACTATATTTATGATGTTATTTTTAAGTCGTACACGTGAGTATATGGCAGATGCTGGAGCTGTTGAACTAATGAGAACTAATGTCCCTATGGCAAATGCATTACTAAAGATATCTAACGATAGTAAATCTGCAGAGGCTCAGCATAGTTACAAACATAATAAAAATGAAAACTTGCGTAGAGCTTCATATATTTTTGATCCATTAAGTGCTGGTATTAGTGGTGGTGATATGTCTGATTTATTTTCAACACATCCATCTATTGAAAAAAGGCTTGCTTCTATGGGTGTTAAAAAGGACTAA
- a CDS encoding asparaginase: MNMIKSLLMIVVLTIGLATAFANKPEVIVLGTGGTISAVSDSGSNTSSIYTAGKVSVLDLIKPITSKFTGVKFKAEQVFNKDSGNITYKDIRDLALVVKKYNDDKNIRAIVITHGTDTMQETAYFLFLTIQPKKPIVIVGSMRSSDQLSSDGAMNLYDAISVGLSGHKHVMVVMNDNIYSAKYVQKMNTTNVDAFKQGRLGTVTDGKVEFFTYHPEKYYKIPGESVPKVVIASTWEGMPSDSLDYLLEDKGLKGLVVAGLGDGNIPSDVWSVISKLTKKGVVVIRSSRVPSGENTYNYNNLDDKLGTIPSYFMTPDKARIKLELELNNQNTSSSKAKK, from the coding sequence ATGAATATGATTAAAAGTTTACTAATGATAGTAGTCTTAACTATAGGTCTTGCTACAGCGTTTGCTAATAAGCCTGAAGTTATTGTTCTAGGTACTGGAGGCACAATCTCAGCTGTTTCAGATAGTGGGTCAAATACTAGTAGTATTTATACTGCTGGCAAAGTATCGGTATTGGATTTGATAAAACCAATCACTTCAAAATTTACAGGTGTGAAATTTAAGGCAGAACAAGTTTTTAATAAGGATTCTGGAAATATTACTTATAAAGACATTAGAGATCTAGCATTAGTAGTTAAGAAGTATAATGATGATAAAAACATAAGAGCCATAGTTATTACTCACGGAACAGATACTATGCAAGAAACAGCCTATTTCTTGTTTCTTACTATACAGCCTAAAAAACCAATAGTTATTGTTGGTAGTATGAGAAGCTCAGATCAGCTTTCTTCTGATGGTGCAATGAACCTTTATGATGCAATTTCGGTGGGCTTAAGTGGTCATAAACATGTAATGGTTGTTATGAATGATAATATTTATTCGGCTAAATATGTACAGAAGATGAACACCACAAATGTAGATGCTTTTAAGCAAGGTAGATTAGGTACAGTTACTGATGGTAAAGTTGAGTTTTTTACATATCACCCAGAGAAGTACTATAAGATCCCTGGTGAATCTGTTCCTAAAGTGGTTATAGCTTCTACATGGGAAGGGATGCCTTCTGATTCATTAGATTATCTACTTGAAGATAAGGGTCTAAAAGGATTGGTAGTAGCTGGTTTAGGAGATGGTAATATACCTTCTGATGTGTGGAGTGTGATCTCTAAGCTAACTAAAAAAGGTGTAGTTGTAATAAGATCAAGTAGAGTTCCATCTGGAGAAAATACATATAACTATAATAATCTTGACGACAAGCTAGGCACTATCCCCTCATATTTTATGACTCCAGATAAGGCTAGAATAAAACTAGAGTTAGAGTTGAACAATCAAAATACTAGTTCATCTAAAGCTAAAAAATAA
- a CDS encoding ABC transporter permease codes for MANNKQSLFQDAFIRFKKDRVATISLFVIVFILVACFVVPWLYPDNYFSHIDLYGTTQAPSFQHFFGTDTIGRDVFVRVLVGGQISFEVAIVATVVSVVIGTLWGAFAGFVGGKVDSIMMRIVDALYALPFLFFAILLVTLFGRNFILVFVAIGVVSWLDVARVVRGQTIALRHKEFVEAAKVAGLTNRKIVTKHIIRNLIGIIIVYITLTIPTVLMLSAFLSFLGLGVQPPMTDWGEMISDGASYITLGYWWLLVYPAAFLTVTLLALNFVGNAMREALDPKSKR; via the coding sequence ATGGCAAATAATAAACAGAGTCTTTTTCAAGATGCTTTTATAAGATTTAAAAAGGATAGAGTTGCTACGATTTCACTATTTGTGATAGTTTTTATTTTGGTTGCATGTTTTGTTGTGCCGTGGTTGTATCCAGATAACTATTTTTCTCATATAGATTTGTATGGTACAACTCAAGCACCATCATTTCAGCATTTCTTTGGCACAGATACTATTGGCAGAGATGTTTTTGTAAGAGTACTTGTAGGTGGTCAGATTTCTTTTGAGGTAGCTATAGTAGCAACAGTTGTTTCAGTAGTAATTGGTACACTATGGGGAGCTTTTGCAGGATTTGTAGGAGGTAAGGTAGATAGCATTATGATGAGGATTGTAGATGCGTTATATGCTTTACCATTTTTGTTTTTTGCAATACTGTTAGTTACTCTATTTGGTAGAAATTTCATACTAGTATTTGTGGCAATCGGTGTAGTATCTTGGCTTGATGTAGCTAGGGTTGTACGTGGGCAAACTATAGCACTTAGGCATAAAGAATTTGTTGAAGCTGCTAAGGTTGCAGGTCTTACAAACCGTAAAATTGTGACTAAGCACATCATCAGAAACCTTATCGGTATTATCATCGTATATATAACTCTTACAATTCCTACAGTACTTATGCTATCAGCATTTTTGAGTTTCTTAGGTCTTGGGGTGCAGCCACCAATGACAGACTGGGGTGAAATGATAAGTGATGGTGCATCATATATAACTTTAGGCTACTGGTGGTTATTAGTATATCCAGCGGCATTTTTAACTGTAACCTTATTGGCTCTAAACTTTGTTGGTAATGCAATGAGAGAAGCACTAGATCCAAAGAGTAAGAGGTAG
- a CDS encoding ABC transporter permease has translation MTLFSQQMEIVDFGCLSFGSIVLVVTTIFGLALGTIAGLKQNGIVDRVVSIFSVTFIAIPTVITAPVLVLIFAVEFHLLPPGQWGMDFSHLILPVVALSLPFICILAQIQRNSIIETLNSPFIRTAYAKGLSKKRIVLVHAIKPSLMPSISFLGPAAAGILTGTIIIEKVFALPGMGTQMVNAATNRDYAIVLALTIIYSILVVIFNLIVDVLYGFIDPKARIK, from the coding sequence ATGACCTTATTTTCCCAACAGATGGAGATAGTGGATTTTGGTTGTCTGTCGTTTGGTAGTATCGTTTTAGTTGTAACAACTATCTTTGGCTTAGCACTAGGGACTATTGCAGGACTTAAGCAGAATGGTATTGTAGATAGAGTTGTGAGTATCTTTTCTGTGACATTTATTGCAATACCTACAGTGATTACAGCTCCAGTTTTAGTGCTTATATTTGCAGTGGAATTTCATCTATTACCACCAGGTCAGTGGGGTATGGACTTTAGTCATTTAATCTTGCCAGTTGTAGCTTTGAGTTTACCATTTATTTGTATATTAGCTCAGATTCAACGAAATAGCATCATTGAGACACTTAACTCGCCATTTATTCGTACAGCTTATGCTAAAGGGTTATCCAAAAAAAGAATTGTGCTTGTACACGCGATCAAACCATCATTGATGCCATCTATTTCATTCTTAGGTCCAGCAGCAGCAGGTATTTTGACAGGTACTATTATTATTGAGAAAGTTTTTGCATTACCAGGTATGGGTACACAAATGGTAAATGCTGCGACAAACAGAGATTATGCTATCGTTTTAGCTTTGACTATTATTTACAGTATTTTAGTTGTGATTTTTAATTTGATTGTAGATGTTTTATATGGATTTATAGATCCTAAAGCGAGGATAAAATAA
- a CDS encoding LemA family protein — translation MSIGIILLIIVVIIGAYIVMTYNKLISEIETTKNSQKQIDVQLDRRSKVFDSLINVVKKYMDYEQTTLKQVVELRSQANQAQADGDEKTRITAENKISQFAKGINVQFENYPELKANQNVIQLQEEITSTENKLAYAKQAFNDSIERYNAHKKSFFAGIVVNIFKKLDENFVYWNLSEEKIQQLEESRVEL, via the coding sequence ATGTCTATCGGAATAATTTTACTTATCATTGTTGTAATTATTGGTGCATATATTGTTATGACATACAATAAATTAATATCAGAAATTGAAACAACAAAAAATTCACAAAAGCAAATCGATGTGCAGCTAGATCGCAGATCTAAGGTTTTTGATTCACTTATCAATGTGGTAAAAAAATACATGGATTATGAGCAAACTACGCTTAAGCAAGTAGTTGAACTTCGTAGTCAAGCAAATCAAGCACAAGCTGATGGCGATGAGAAAACTAGAATTACAGCAGAAAATAAAATTTCTCAGTTTGCAAAAGGAATAAATGTTCAGTTTGAAAACTACCCTGAGCTTAAAGCTAATCAAAATGTAATTCAGCTTCAAGAAGAGATCACTTCTACAGAAAATAAATTAGCATATGCAAAGCAAGCTTTTAATGACTCTATCGAAAGATACAATGCTCATAAGAAATCTTTTTTTGCAGGAATTGTTGTTAATATTTTCAAAAAATTAGATGAAAACTTTGTGTACTGGAATCTTTCAGAAGAGAAAATACAGCAACTTGAAGAATCAAGAGTGGAGCTATAA
- a CDS encoding peptide ABC transporter permease yields MMKFILKRIFGAIPTVFFVITITFLLVHLTPGDPFSSDRAMSQQVLDKLHHQYGMDLPLWQQYLNYLKNLIFHFDFGLSYKNIGASVNDLIFPTDGDSGFWLSVVW; encoded by the coding sequence ATGATGAAATTTATTTTAAAAAGAATATTTGGAGCAATTCCAACAGTATTCTTTGTGATTACAATTACCTTTTTACTAGTACATTTAACTCCGGGAGACCCATTTTCTTCAGATCGAGCAATGAGCCAACAAGTACTAGATAAGCTACATCATCAGTATGGTATGGATTTACCATTATGGCAGCAGTATTTGAATTATCTTAAAAATCTAATATTTCATTTTGATTTTGGTCTGTCGTATAAAAATATCGGTGCATCTGTGAATGACCTTATTTTCCCAACAGATGGAGATAGTGGATTTTGGTTGTCTGTCGTTTGGTAG
- a CDS encoding ABC transporter ATP-binding protein — MNVLEVKNLTVEFPIKKTITGKVIQKVTAVNDVSFDVKEGEIIGIVGESGCGKSSLLRALIGLNDITNGEVIWKGEHPLHKYKSHKQWLSVRRDIQMIFQDPFACLNPRMVVRNIIAEPLINFNKDLSKKEVDEKVLSIMKKVGLSESQMYRYPHEFSGGQCQRIGIARALICEPKLLVCDEPVSALDVSIQAQVVNLLKELQKDFKLTILFVAHDLSIVKHISDRLFVMYLGSLVEVSPKENIYKNPVHPYTKVLLDAIPIADPKLAKQRRFQLEKAELPSPLNPPKGCAFHTRCKIATDICKKEHPSLRAIEGDVYTACHNV, encoded by the coding sequence ATGAATGTTTTAGAAGTCAAAAACCTAACTGTAGAGTTTCCAATAAAGAAAACTATCACAGGTAAAGTCATTCAAAAGGTTACAGCTGTAAATGATGTAAGCTTTGATGTGAAAGAGGGTGAGATTATCGGTATCGTAGGAGAGTCTGGTTGTGGTAAGTCATCACTGCTAAGAGCATTGATTGGGCTTAATGATATCACTAATGGAGAAGTTATCTGGAAAGGTGAGCATCCACTTCATAAGTATAAGTCACATAAGCAATGGCTAAGCGTCAGAAGAGATATTCAAATGATTTTCCAAGACCCATTTGCTTGTCTTAATCCGCGAATGGTTGTTAGAAATATCATTGCTGAACCATTGATTAATTTCAATAAAGATTTAAGTAAAAAAGAAGTAGATGAGAAAGTGCTTTCTATCATGAAAAAAGTTGGTTTAAGTGAGTCGCAAATGTATCGCTACCCTCATGAGTTTTCTGGTGGACAGTGCCAAAGAATAGGTATTGCAAGAGCTTTGATTTGTGAACCAAAACTGCTTGTTTGTGATGAGCCTGTGAGTGCATTAGATGTATCTATACAAGCTCAAGTTGTAAACCTTCTTAAAGAGTTGCAAAAAGATTTTAAGCTTACGATATTATTTGTAGCTCATGACTTGAGTATTGTGAAGCACATTTCTGATAGGTTGTTTGTGATGTATCTAGGTAGTCTTGTAGAAGTATCTCCTAAGGAGAATATCTATAAAAACCCAGTACACCCTTATACAAAGGTTCTTTTAGATGCTATCCCAATTGCAGATCCAAAGTTAGCAAAACAAAGAAGGTTTCAGTTAGAAAAAGCAGAACTACCATCACCACTAAATCCTCCTAAGGGTTGTGCATTTCACACAAGATGTAAGATAGCTACAGATATTTGTAAGAAAGAGCATCCAAGCCTAAGAGCTATTGAAGGAGATGTTTATACAGCTTGTCATAATGTATAA
- a CDS encoding LysR substrate-binding domain-containing protein: MKISLKQLQVFVNTAKTESISTGAERCFISQAAASMSISQLENLLGSTLFDRVGKRIRLNSNGESLLAKAIQILDQVEEFEAFALNDNSLSGKLVIGASTTIANYLLPKYIAKFKELYPQVRIKLISNNTQEIINEIERLNCDVAFVEGECHSNMVSTTFWREDNLRVIVRANHPLAKETDITVTKLLEYPWVTREVGSGTHQLLIKALGEHIKSLKKAITLNYDGAKKQYIYNSDAVACLSELSIADSWNGDNFSKLRIKTNELDLSRNFYKLLHKNKYHTNLTETFCKFVESDI; encoded by the coding sequence ATGAAAATATCCCTTAAACAACTGCAGGTATTTGTAAATACTGCAAAAACAGAGTCTATAAGTACAGGTGCTGAGAGATGCTTCATCTCTCAAGCTGCCGCAAGCATGTCCATATCTCAACTAGAAAACCTATTAGGCTCTACTCTATTTGATAGAGTAGGTAAGCGCATTCGCTTAAATTCGAACGGTGAAAGCTTACTTGCCAAAGCAATACAGATACTAGACCAGGTAGAAGAGTTTGAAGCATTTGCTCTAAATGATAATTCTTTATCAGGCAAATTAGTAATTGGTGCTAGCACTACAATAGCAAACTATCTTTTACCTAAATATATTGCAAAATTCAAAGAGTTATATCCTCAAGTTCGTATCAAACTAATTAGCAATAATACCCAAGAAATTATAAATGAAATAGAAAGACTGAACTGTGATGTCGCATTTGTTGAGGGTGAATGTCATAGTAATATGGTTTCTACCACTTTTTGGAGAGAAGATAACTTAAGAGTAATTGTTCGAGCAAACCACCCTTTAGCTAAAGAAACTGATATTACTGTTACAAAACTACTTGAATACCCATGGGTAACAAGAGAGGTTGGTTCAGGAACACACCAACTACTAATAAAAGCTTTAGGAGAGCATATAAAAAGCCTTAAAAAGGCTATCACCCTAAACTACGATGGTGCAAAAAAACAATACATTTATAACAGTGATGCTGTTGCTTGTTTATCAGAACTATCAATTGCAGATTCTTGGAATGGCGACAACTTCTCAAAACTAAGAATCAAAACTAACGAATTAGACCTTAGCAGAAATTTTTATAAGCTACTACACAAAAATAAATATCATACAAACCTAACTGAAACATTTTGTAAATTCGTTGAAAGCGACATATAA
- a CDS encoding peptide ABC transporter substrate-binding protein, whose translation MFKKTLILTSIVSLILIAGCSNDSNSSDDAYSGQLTKDNNQLVVNIGTDMPSIDPQQSSDNSSSRVIEDIFEGLVDYNQKSEVIPTGASSWDISEDGKTYTFHLRKNAKWTNGDPVTAEDYVYSYRRSVTPATLTRAYASYFNPIVNAVAIQAGEKSPDTLGVKALDKYTLQITLAAPNPTFLDSLTIYAFFPVNKKAIDKYGDAWAAKPRTIISNGAYKLTKWIHNGYALAEKSPNYWDAGNVSIDSVKYLMIADVSSDLENYKAGGESITYSRLPANTADWYKENFTNNQFQPAPMLSQAYFVFNMRDPKFQDIRVRKALSMVIDREGIANGVKKGLVVPSYLVVPEAVAGDRYKDLAKDIPGYDWINQPIPQRIREARELLKEAGYSKKHPLEFTVNFNTSDINRLMAQVLQGSWQQDFGDLVKIDIFNEDWKVYLDSLKNGNFDVGRMAWIADFNQPNTYTEMYTCHSDNNKGDYCDKAADKIYKKSLVANSKEEFYELQRQLIIKQTAGYPIVPLFTEPAIQLVQPYVKGFKPKGNVMGRFRAKQLSITQSKV comes from the coding sequence ATGTTCAAAAAAACATTAATATTAACATCTATTGTTAGTTTGATTCTAATAGCAGGTTGTTCTAATGATTCAAATAGTAGCGATGATGCATACTCTGGACAGCTTACAAAAGACAACAATCAGTTAGTTGTAAATATAGGTACCGATATGCCTTCGATAGATCCGCAACAATCTTCGGATAATAGTTCAAGCAGAGTGATTGAAGATATCTTTGAAGGTTTAGTTGATTATAATCAAAAATCAGAGGTTATACCGACAGGAGCATCTAGCTGGGATATATCAGAAGATGGTAAGACTTATACATTTCATTTAAGAAAAAATGCTAAGTGGACAAATGGTGATCCAGTAACTGCAGAAGATTATGTGTATTCATATAGAAGGTCTGTAACTCCAGCTACTCTAACTCGTGCTTATGCTTCGTATTTTAATCCTATAGTTAATGCAGTAGCCATCCAAGCAGGTGAAAAGTCTCCAGATACATTAGGTGTAAAGGCTTTGGATAAGTATACTTTGCAAATTACACTTGCAGCACCTAATCCAACATTTTTAGATTCACTTACTATTTATGCTTTTTTTCCTGTTAATAAAAAAGCGATAGATAAATATGGGGATGCTTGGGCTGCTAAGCCTCGTACAATTATAAGTAATGGTGCTTATAAACTAACTAAATGGATTCATAATGGCTACGCTTTAGCAGAAAAGTCTCCTAACTATTGGGATGCTGGAAATGTAAGTATTGATTCTGTGAAATACCTGATGATAGCAGATGTTTCTAGTGACTTAGAGAACTACAAAGCGGGTGGAGAGAGTATCACTTATAGTCGTTTACCTGCAAATACAGCAGATTGGTACAAAGAGAATTTTACAAATAATCAATTTCAGCCAGCTCCAATGCTTTCTCAAGCTTATTTTGTATTTAATATGAGAGATCCTAAATTTCAAGATATAAGGGTGCGTAAAGCTTTAAGTATGGTTATAGATAGAGAAGGTATAGCGAACGGGGTTAAAAAGGGGTTAGTTGTACCATCTTACTTAGTTGTACCAGAAGCTGTAGCTGGTGATAGATATAAAGACTTAGCGAAAGATATTCCTGGTTACGATTGGATAAACCAACCAATACCTCAAAGAATAAGAGAGGCAAGAGAGCTTCTTAAAGAAGCAGGGTATTCAAAAAAACATCCACTAGAATTTACTGTTAACTTTAACACTTCTGATATTAATCGTTTGATGGCTCAAGTTTTACAAGGCTCATGGCAGCAAGACTTCGGTGATTTAGTTAAGATTGATATATTTAATGAAGACTGGAAAGTTTATCTAGATAGTCTAAAGAACGGTAATTTTGATGTTGGTAGAATGGCTTGGATTGCAGATTTTAATCAGCCAAATACTTATACTGAGATGTATACTTGTCATAGTGATAACAACAAAGGTGACTACTGTGATAAAGCAGCAGATAAAATATATAAAAAATCACTAGTTGCTAATTCAAAGGAAGAGTTTTATGAGTTGCAACGACAATTGATTATCAAGCAAACGGCAGGCTATCCAATAGTACCTTTATTCACTGAGCCAGCTATACAGCTTGTGCAACCTTATGTGAAAGGGTTTAAACCTAAAGGGAATGTAATGGGTAGATTTAGGGCTAAGCAACTTTCGATAACACAGTCTAAGGTATAA
- a CDS encoding ABC transporter ATP-binding protein yields MEGLALQIKDLNVGFKTDDGVFSAVRDISFDLKKGHTLGIVGESGSGKSQTVLSLMSLLAGNAVASGEALFHGQNLINMPVKNLNKIRGDKISMIFQDPMTSLNPYMNIRKQLLEPLTIHKGMSRKDATQKVLQMLDAVQIPDAKNRLNLYPHEFSGGMRQRVVIAMALLCNPEILIADEPTTALDVTVQGQIIQLLADLQKEFHMSMLFITHDLGVVAEICHDVMVMYCGNVMEQGTVDNIFTKAQHPYTKGLLNTMPSITKEVEVLQTIPGETPNIHNMPKGCPFVTRCDYAKGICRDVNPALISMGDQRTACHLVKEYR; encoded by the coding sequence ATGGAAGGTTTAGCACTTCAAATTAAAGATTTAAATGTCGGTTTCAAAACTGATGATGGCGTATTTTCCGCTGTTAGGGATATTAGTTTTGATCTTAAAAAAGGTCATACCCTAGGTATAGTTGGCGAGTCAGGATCTGGTAAAAGCCAAACGGTATTATCACTTATGAGTTTACTTGCTGGTAATGCTGTTGCATCTGGTGAGGCACTATTTCATGGTCAAAACCTTATCAATATGCCAGTTAAGAATTTGAACAAAATTCGTGGCGATAAGATTTCAATGATATTTCAAGACCCAATGACTTCTTTGAATCCATACATGAATATTCGCAAGCAGTTATTAGAGCCTTTGACAATTCATAAAGGAATGTCTCGAAAAGACGCTACTCAAAAGGTATTGCAGATGCTAGATGCAGTGCAAATACCTGATGCAAAGAATAGGCTCAACTTATATCCGCATGAGTTTTCCGGTGGTATGCGTCAAAGAGTTGTGATAGCTATGGCTTTACTGTGCAATCCTGAGATATTGATTGCTGATGAGCCTACTACGGCTCTTGATGTAACAGTACAGGGTCAGATTATACAATTATTGGCAGACTTACAGAAAGAATTTCACATGTCGATGCTGTTTATCACACATGATTTAGGTGTGGTAGCGGAGATTTGTCATGATGTGATGGTTATGTATTGTGGTAATGTTATGGAGCAAGGTACGGTAGATAATATATTTACAAAAGCGCAGCACCCCTACACAAAGGGTCTACTAAATACTATGCCAAGTATCACTAAGGAAGTGGAGGTTTTACAGACTATACCTGGGGAAACACCAAATATTCACAATATGCCAAAAGGTTGTCCTTTTGTTACAAGATGTGATTATGCAAAAGGTATATGTAGAGATGTTAATCCTGCTTTGATTTCGATGGGAGATCAGCGTACAGCTTGTCACCTTGTTAAGGAGTATAGATAG
- a CDS encoding FAD-dependent oxidoreductase — protein MLKDKFRWAIIGAGPAGIATVGLLLDNNVDAKDILWIDPDFRVGDFGQKWCEVSSNTSVKLFLSFLNQIDSFDYSECNEKFVLNTQDKEGFTHLKNAAEPLRWVTDNLRTKVNSCEANITEQYVKNGTWNLVSDKQTYYAEKVVLATGSTPKSLTLHDSERCHEIGLASALTPSILAEEVSNDDKIAIFGSSHSAMIIVRNLIEAGITDIANFYLEPLRYAVRMDGWTLYDNTGLKGETAKWVRQNISQNLDKRVSRYLSTKEQIDKHLPNYNKVIYATGFNQRTPVLEGVDFSKYDSSTGIIAPGLFGVGIAFPCKTIDPSGNVELNVGLFKFMNDIKRMLPLWLQYSL, from the coding sequence ATGTTAAAAGATAAGTTTAGATGGGCTATTATAGGAGCTGGGCCGGCAGGTATCGCCACTGTAGGACTGTTATTGGATAATAATGTTGATGCTAAAGATATACTGTGGATAGATCCTGATTTTAGAGTTGGAGATTTTGGGCAAAAGTGGTGTGAAGTTAGTAGTAATACTAGTGTGAAATTGTTTTTAAGTTTTTTAAATCAAATAGATTCTTTTGATTATAGTGAATGTAATGAAAAGTTTGTTTTGAATACGCAAGATAAAGAAGGCTTTACTCATTTAAAAAATGCTGCAGAACCTTTACGGTGGGTTACTGATAACCTTAGAACTAAGGTTAATTCTTGCGAAGCTAATATAACTGAGCAATATGTGAAGAACGGTACTTGGAATCTTGTTTCAGATAAACAAACATACTATGCTGAGAAAGTTGTTTTAGCAACAGGTTCCACCCCTAAATCCTTAACTCTTCATGATAGTGAAAGGTGTCATGAAATAGGTTTAGCATCAGCATTAACTCCGAGTATTCTTGCTGAAGAAGTTTCTAATGATGATAAAATAGCGATATTTGGATCTTCACACTCAGCAATGATTATAGTTAGAAACCTTATTGAAGCTGGGATTACTGATATAGCAAACTTTTATTTAGAACCTTTGCGTTATGCTGTAAGAATGGATGGCTGGACACTCTACGATAATACTGGCCTAAAAGGTGAAACTGCAAAGTGGGTTAGGCAAAATATTTCTCAAAATCTTGATAAAAGGGTAAGTCGATATCTTTCTACAAAAGAGCAAATAGATAAGCACTTACCGAACTATAACAAAGTTATCTATGCTACAGGATTTAATCAACGAACCCCTGTATTAGAGGGAGTTGACTTTAGTAAATACGACTCTTCAACAGGGATAATAGCACCAGGGCTATTTGGGGTTGGTATTGCGTTTCCTTGCAAAACTATCGATCCTAGTGGTAATGTTGAACTTAATGTTGGACTATTTAAGTTTATGAATGATATCAAGAGAATGTTACCACTATGGCTGCAATATAGTTTATAA